The following proteins are encoded in a genomic region of Methanobacterium formicicum:
- the prf1 gene encoding peptide chain release factor aRF-1, with protein sequence MSEPSSTELYEVKRTLKELSDKKGRGTELVSVYIPPDKQISDVVKHMREELSQSANIKSKQTKKNVQSAIEVIMQRMKLFPKPPERGLVLFVGMIPRGGPGTEKMETYVFEPPEPVQTYIYHCNSQFFLEPLEEILEDKEIYGLAVIDRKEATIAVMKGKRIDIVKNLTSGVPGKHKAGGQSQRRFDRLIELAAHEFLKRIGEHMNEAFLNLEGIKGVIIGGPGHTKEDFVNGDYLHHEIKQMIITTVDTSYTGEFGIREVIDKSMDILTEIDIMREKKLVQRFLTELVDENGLASYGEAEVRQNLINGAVEVLLLSEDIKAKRYTYQCTSCGNQEEKTIKNEKDAKDEPCKNCGDTMKPTSSEDVIGDFVKMAEEVGSEVEIISTETEEGMQLFRAFGGIAAILRYRI encoded by the coding sequence ATGTCCGAACCATCATCAACCGAACTTTATGAGGTTAAACGCACACTGAAAGAACTCTCCGATAAAAAAGGTCGGGGTACTGAGCTGGTGTCAGTTTACATACCACCAGATAAGCAGATAAGTGACGTGGTCAAGCACATGCGTGAAGAGCTCAGCCAGAGTGCCAACATTAAAAGTAAACAGACCAAAAAGAATGTTCAGTCTGCCATTGAAGTTATAATGCAGCGTATGAAGCTCTTCCCCAAGCCACCAGAGAGGGGTCTGGTGTTATTTGTGGGTATGATCCCCCGGGGAGGGCCGGGAACTGAGAAGATGGAGACCTATGTTTTCGAACCACCAGAACCAGTGCAAACCTACATCTACCACTGTAACTCCCAGTTCTTCCTGGAACCCCTGGAGGAGATCCTGGAAGATAAGGAGATCTACGGACTGGCAGTTATCGACCGAAAAGAAGCCACCATAGCCGTGATGAAGGGAAAACGAATAGACATTGTCAAAAATTTGACCAGTGGTGTTCCCGGGAAGCATAAAGCAGGTGGACAGTCCCAGAGACGTTTTGACCGATTGATTGAACTGGCCGCCCACGAATTCTTGAAAAGGATCGGGGAACATATGAATGAAGCCTTCTTAAATCTTGAAGGCATCAAAGGAGTAATTATCGGAGGACCTGGGCACACTAAGGAGGATTTTGTCAACGGAGATTACCTGCACCACGAGATCAAGCAGATGATTATCACCACCGTGGATACCTCCTACACCGGTGAGTTTGGTATCCGGGAGGTTATTGACAAATCCATGGATATACTCACCGAAATCGACATCATGCGGGAGAAAAAGCTGGTCCAACGCTTTTTAACCGAACTGGTGGATGAAAATGGCCTGGCATCCTACGGTGAAGCCGAAGTAAGGCAGAACCTGATTAACGGTGCAGTAGAAGTCCTGTTACTCTCCGAGGATATAAAAGCTAAAAGGTACACCTACCAGTGCACTTCCTGTGGAAACCAGGAAGAGAAAACCATTAAAAATGAGAAAGACGCCAAAGACGAGCCCTGTAAGAATTGTGGGGATACCATGAAACCCACTTCTTCAGAGGATGTAATTGGGGACTTTGTTAAAATGGCAGAGGAAGTAGGCTCCGAAGTGGAGATCATATCCACGGAAACTGAGGAGGGAATGCAGCTTTTCCGTGCCTTTGGAGGTATTGCTGCCATATTAAGGTACAGAATATAA
- a CDS encoding orotate phosphoribosyltransferase-like protein: protein MNQKLIEKAYELRSRGFTTGEIADELNVSKDTARWLILQGTDKTKEQSQEKAPVDFAINWKSLGGSSTRMSYVSAAMADMALQHGDVEVVVGITVSGIPFATMMAEFLDADMAVFHPIKHRKEEDARGAVSSNFASVEGKRVIIVDDVITSGGTVGEAIKVFRSLGAEPLAAVVLIDKKGLQEVEKVPVESLIRVSRLG from the coding sequence ATGAACCAGAAACTTATTGAAAAGGCCTACGAACTTAGAAGCAGAGGTTTTACCACTGGAGAGATAGCTGATGAACTCAACGTCTCTAAAGACACTGCCCGGTGGCTTATACTCCAGGGAACCGATAAAACCAAGGAACAATCTCAGGAAAAGGCACCAGTGGATTTTGCCATAAACTGGAAAAGCCTGGGTGGTAGTTCCACCAGAATGTCCTATGTCTCCGCAGCCATGGCTGACATGGCCCTGCAGCACGGAGACGTGGAGGTAGTGGTGGGAATTACCGTAAGTGGAATCCCCTTTGCCACCATGATGGCCGAGTTTCTGGATGCAGATATGGCGGTGTTCCACCCCATTAAGCACCGTAAGGAAGAGGATGCCCGTGGTGCAGTGAGCAGTAACTTTGCCTCGGTAGAGGGAAAGCGGGTGATAATAGTGGACGATGTTATCACCAGCGGAGGAACCGTAGGTGAGGCCATAAAAGTCTTCCGCAGCCTGGGAGCAGAACCCTTAGCTGCAGTGGTACTCATAGACAAGAAAGGATTACAGGAAGTGGAAAAAGTTCCCGTAGAATCACTTATACGCGTGAGTAGACTGGGATAA
- a CDS encoding Gfo/Idh/MocA family protein, translating to MNKVNVGVVGVGAMGHNHVRVYTRLKNANLLAVSDLMKGTLAEVSKKYNTVGFVDYDNVLKMPEIDAVSVCVPTTYHYEVVMSAIEQGKHVLVEKPIAFTLKEAKDMVKAARKQGVKLATGHVERFNPAVLEAKKLLRDKLIGEVVSVSAKRVGPFPPRIKDVGVTIDLAIHEVDVMAYLMDSPVSKVYAHVGSRLEKCEYEDHAEIMMEFYNNAIGMLEVNWLTPYKKRQLEVTGTDGIISLDYIDQTVEIFGKNARNVRVPHHEPLMEELDSFLNAIMLDEKPKITGEDGIHALKTVLASMKSAKEKTPIKIDMD from the coding sequence GTGAATAAGGTAAACGTGGGTGTAGTTGGTGTAGGGGCCATGGGCCACAACCATGTACGAGTGTACACCCGACTTAAAAATGCCAACCTCCTGGCAGTATCTGATCTCATGAAGGGCACCCTGGCTGAGGTCTCCAAGAAATACAACACCGTTGGATTTGTGGATTACGATAACGTACTTAAAATGCCAGAAATAGATGCAGTGAGTGTCTGTGTCCCCACCACTTACCACTACGAGGTGGTAATGAGTGCCATTGAACAGGGAAAACACGTTCTGGTGGAAAAACCCATAGCCTTCACCCTGAAGGAAGCCAAGGATATGGTCAAGGCTGCCCGGAAACAGGGAGTTAAACTGGCCACCGGTCATGTGGAAAGGTTCAATCCAGCTGTTCTGGAGGCTAAAAAACTTTTAAGGGATAAACTCATTGGAGAAGTGGTTTCAGTTTCAGCTAAACGAGTAGGACCATTTCCTCCCCGAATAAAGGATGTTGGTGTTACCATAGATCTGGCTATCCACGAAGTGGATGTGATGGCCTACCTCATGGACAGCCCAGTATCCAAGGTCTACGCCCATGTCGGTAGTAGACTGGAAAAATGTGAATACGAGGACCATGCCGAGATCATGATGGAATTCTACAACAACGCCATAGGTATGCTGGAAGTTAACTGGCTCACACCCTACAAAAAACGGCAACTGGAAGTCACAGGAACCGATGGGATCATTTCCTTGGACTACATAGACCAGACCGTGGAGATCTTCGGTAAAAACGCCCGAAACGTCAGGGTACCCCACCATGAACCCCTAATGGAAGAACTGGATTCCTTTTTAAACGCCATTATGCTGGATGAAAAACCAAAAATCACCGGGGAAGATGGAATACACGCCCTAAAAACAGTTTTAGCATCTATGAAGTCTGCCAAGGAGAAAACTCCCATAAAAATTGACATGGACTGA
- the hemC gene encoding hydroxymethylbilane synthase, protein MQVGTRGSNLAMVQTKSIITSLSKLTDEKIDVNVVKTTGDKIKDSQLYDIDAKGIFTKELDRAVLEEEVDFAVHSLKDLPSELDDELEIVAVPPRESPHDVLISPYQWDALPEGATLGTSSIRREAFCRYHHKDVDIKPIRGNIDTRIKKITSGEYQATLLAEAGLNRLGLTEHLRERFSLDYMTPAAGQGALAVIARKDSGKKNILKALNHKDSYQEIMAEKKVLEVLGVGCQWPLGVCARVQEDELKLQAILLTPEGELLSKHSMSGPVNQAEAIGLEIAKRMGEDCQ, encoded by the coding sequence TTGCAGGTAGGTACAAGGGGAAGCAATCTGGCTATGGTTCAAACCAAAAGTATAATCACCTCTTTATCAAAACTAACAGATGAGAAAATAGATGTAAATGTTGTAAAAACCACTGGAGACAAAATTAAAGACTCTCAGCTTTATGATATAGATGCTAAGGGAATATTCACCAAGGAATTGGACCGAGCAGTGCTAGAAGAGGAGGTCGATTTTGCAGTTCACAGTTTAAAGGATCTTCCCAGTGAACTGGATGATGAACTGGAAATTGTGGCCGTGCCTCCACGGGAATCACCCCATGATGTGCTGATATCCCCTTACCAATGGGATGCCCTGCCAGAAGGAGCAACTCTGGGCACCAGTAGTATCCGGAGAGAAGCTTTCTGCAGGTACCACCACAAAGATGTGGATATAAAGCCCATCAGGGGTAACATCGATACCCGGATTAAAAAAATAACCAGTGGGGAATATCAGGCCACATTACTGGCAGAAGCAGGTCTCAACAGACTGGGACTTACCGAACACCTTAGGGAACGATTTTCCTTGGATTACATGACTCCAGCTGCGGGTCAGGGAGCACTGGCAGTTATCGCCAGGAAAGATAGCGGTAAAAAGAATATTTTAAAGGCTTTGAATCATAAAGATTCTTATCAGGAAATTATGGCAGAAAAAAAGGTTTTAGAAGTACTGGGTGTAGGCTGTCAATGGCCGTTGGGGGTTTGTGCCCGGGTACAGGAAGATGAATTGAAACTTCAGGCTATTTTACTTACCCCCGAGGGTGAGTTATTATCAAAACATAGTATGAGTGGTCCGGTAAACCAGGCGGAAGCTATTGGTCTTGAAATTGCCAAACGCATGGGGGAGGATTGCCAGTGA
- the cfbE gene encoding coenzyme F430 synthase, whose amino-acid sequence MKVLIVDMTHGGSTLALEFSKRENCEVLAWDIYHTLQEEDRSFLENNHIQLVDDSFYANSGHDNSELVVIAPVHCNLSIPPHMTHHQAVKYLLKNEIKVPVMEITGVKGKTSVVAMLKEIYRDKNPLLLSSRGVEVLFDGEETTLQKNISITPASIITAWRLAQELYKDIARQPDICIFESSLGGTGLADVGIITNIVEDYTIAQGTSSASKAKQQMFASKVVICDHDSYHKNYSLDPATREKTNTYSIKENDTGQVNVWAHNIHYHLHKTTFQVEVVDLKTTDGKLVNTSFTVSTFAPAQYHLENTLSAISASLAMGTPPKTIIRGLENFKGLPGRTSLLKMGETVVIEEINPGINVTAVKRSAHMIKSYDKPAIVLGGSYGVTCEEIDENSLVEFLDSLDEEIPLVLTGDLGYNLNKQINRGSIYQNNIDLAVGEAKNAGGKNILLIYRSNFSELGRR is encoded by the coding sequence ATGAAAGTACTTATAGTGGACATGACCCACGGTGGAAGCACATTGGCCCTTGAATTTTCTAAAAGGGAAAACTGTGAGGTTTTGGCCTGGGACATATACCATACCCTGCAGGAAGAGGATCGATCATTCCTGGAAAATAACCACATTCAACTGGTGGATGACTCCTTTTATGCAAACTCTGGGCATGATAATTCTGAACTAGTGGTAATAGCTCCAGTGCACTGTAATTTATCCATCCCGCCCCACATGACCCATCATCAGGCAGTGAAATACCTTTTAAAGAATGAAATAAAGGTACCGGTAATGGAGATCACCGGAGTGAAGGGTAAAACCAGTGTAGTGGCCATGCTCAAAGAAATATATCGTGATAAAAATCCCCTGCTATTAAGCAGCCGGGGTGTTGAAGTTCTCTTTGATGGGGAAGAAACTACCCTTCAAAAGAATATCAGCATAACTCCGGCCAGTATTATAACTGCCTGGAGACTTGCCCAGGAATTGTATAAAGATATAGCCCGCCAACCGGATATCTGTATATTTGAAAGTTCATTGGGGGGAACAGGTCTGGCAGATGTGGGAATCATCACCAATATAGTGGAAGATTACACCATTGCCCAGGGAACCAGCAGTGCCAGTAAAGCCAAGCAGCAGATGTTTGCCAGTAAGGTAGTAATCTGTGATCATGATTCATATCATAAAAATTACTCCCTGGATCCAGCTACCCGGGAAAAAACGAATACTTATTCAATTAAGGAAAATGATACGGGTCAGGTGAATGTTTGGGCCCATAATATCCATTACCACCTTCATAAAACCACATTCCAAGTGGAAGTGGTTGATCTTAAAACAACCGATGGAAAACTTGTGAACACCTCATTTACAGTATCCACATTTGCCCCAGCCCAATATCATCTTGAAAACACTCTTTCGGCCATAAGTGCTTCTTTAGCCATGGGAACTCCTCCAAAAACCATAATTCGAGGCTTGGAAAACTTTAAAGGCTTACCTGGCCGGACTTCACTCCTAAAAATGGGTGAAACAGTAGTTATTGAGGAAATAAATCCAGGTATAAATGTTACTGCCGTAAAAAGATCAGCCCACATGATAAAATCCTATGATAAACCAGCAATAGTACTCGGTGGAAGTTACGGTGTCACCTGTGAAGAGATTGATGAAAATTCCCTGGTGGAGTTCTTGGATAGCCTGGATGAGGAGATCCCCTTGGTATTAACCGGAGATCTGGGGTATAATTTAAATAAACAGATTAATAGGGGTTCAATTTATCAAAATAATATAGATTTAGCAGTAGGAGAAGCTAAAAATGCTGGGGGCAAAAATATATTGCTCATCTATCGCTCAAATTTCTCAGAATTGGGCAGAAGATAA
- a CDS encoding NAD(+) kinase produces MIMGLVARSDVPGAVTLALAIADFLLEKNVDIVLDTPLARELTQYQDRQCDLEDMEVDMVVAIGGDGTILRTQSFISHKKIPLIGINMGTVGFLTEIDPENAFTAIEEVLAGNYFVERRNQLRVWHNRELPPALNEVVLMTRKPAKMLHIQISVDDEIMEELRADGLIIATPSGSTAYSMSAGGPIIDPKVKAFIIVPICPFKLGARPTVVSDESIIKVKLLREGKKGVAVIDGQFEEEINYMDEIVFRKSDNCAYFVRLTKDFYRKVREKLIQGGIS; encoded by the coding sequence TTGATCATGGGGTTGGTTGCTCGCAGTGATGTTCCCGGAGCAGTTACACTTGCTCTGGCTATTGCTGACTTTTTACTGGAAAAAAATGTGGATATTGTGCTGGACACTCCCCTGGCCCGGGAACTCACCCAGTACCAGGACCGACAGTGTGATCTGGAGGATATGGAAGTGGATATGGTGGTGGCCATTGGAGGAGATGGAACCATCCTCCGCACTCAGAGCTTCATCAGCCACAAAAAAATTCCCCTAATAGGAATTAACATGGGAACAGTGGGATTTTTAACAGAAATAGATCCTGAAAACGCGTTTACAGCAATTGAAGAAGTTCTGGCTGGTAACTATTTTGTGGAAAGAAGAAACCAGCTACGGGTATGGCACAACCGGGAACTACCCCCCGCACTAAATGAAGTAGTGCTCATGACCCGCAAACCCGCTAAAATGCTCCACATCCAGATCAGTGTGGATGACGAGATAATGGAAGAACTCCGTGCAGATGGACTCATAATAGCCACACCCAGTGGATCAACAGCATATTCCATGTCTGCGGGAGGTCCCATTATCGATCCTAAGGTCAAAGCCTTTATAATAGTCCCCATATGTCCTTTTAAACTGGGAGCACGGCCTACAGTTGTTTCTGACGAGAGCATCATCAAGGTGAAGCTTCTCCGGGAAGGTAAAAAGGGGGTAGCAGTTATCGACGGTCAGTTTGAGGAAGAAATTAATTACATGGATGAAATTGTCTTCCGCAAATCAGATAACTGTGCCTATTTCGTGCGCCTAACCAAAGACTTCTACCGTAAAGTCCGGGAAAAGTTAATCCAGGGTGGAATCAGTTAG
- a CDS encoding bifunctional fructose-bisphosphatase/inositol-phosphate phosphatase: MNGEDQEFWDRVCQDLIEESQRAISPLIGSPEGGEIVKMGADGTPTTHIDLVAEKKVMDVLNEVDRPLTLISEEIGEVNIGEGQPEAILVVDPLDGTSNAVKQIPAYGISVAVAPITPGSNGPLTIEDIQMGVVKNYATDDIYKAFKGKGAFLNGEKVSPSAKQDLSSISMGAYVYRMDMSKIEVLCKSVRRMRILGAVAIEISYVANGTYEAFVDVRDNLRVVDVAAAKLIVEESGGVVTDSQGNTLNGKLNVLEKTSLIAACNTEIHDEIMKIWEGI; this comes from the coding sequence CAGGAATTTTGGGACAGAGTATGCCAGGATTTAATTGAGGAATCTCAAAGGGCTATATCCCCTCTTATAGGATCCCCGGAGGGTGGGGAAATAGTGAAAATGGGGGCGGATGGAACACCCACCACTCACATTGACCTGGTGGCCGAAAAAAAGGTAATGGATGTCTTAAATGAAGTTGATAGGCCATTAACCCTCATAAGCGAAGAAATTGGGGAAGTAAACATTGGTGAAGGACAACCCGAGGCCATATTGGTAGTAGACCCCCTGGATGGAACCAGTAATGCGGTGAAACAGATACCTGCCTACGGGATCTCCGTGGCCGTAGCCCCCATAACTCCGGGAAGTAATGGTCCCCTGACCATTGAAGACATCCAGATGGGAGTGGTTAAAAATTACGCTACAGATGATATTTATAAGGCCTTCAAGGGTAAAGGTGCCTTTTTAAATGGTGAAAAGGTGAGCCCATCTGCTAAACAGGATTTATCCAGCATATCCATGGGTGCTTATGTTTACAGGATGGACATGTCCAAGATCGAGGTGCTATGTAAAAGTGTGAGGAGAATGAGAATCCTGGGGGCTGTGGCCATAGAAATCTCCTACGTGGCCAATGGAACCTATGAAGCATTTGTGGATGTTAGGGATAACCTCCGGGTGGTGGATGTTGCTGCCGCCAAGCTCATAGTAGAAGAAAGTGGCGGGGTGGTGACCGACTCCCAGGGAAACACCCTTAACGGTAAATTAAACGTACTGGAGAAAACTTCCCTAATCGCTGCCTGTAATACGGAGATTCATGACGAAATAATGAAAATATGGGAGGGGATTTAA